In Aegilops tauschii subsp. strangulata cultivar AL8/78 chromosome 3, Aet v6.0, whole genome shotgun sequence, one genomic interval encodes:
- the LOC109733485 gene encoding protein LIFEGUARD 2-like produces the protein MKGGDIEAGTSGGAAAPAQVLYPGMAESPELRWALIRKIYVIISLQLLLTAVVAAVVVKVPAIPHFFASSYAGLGLYIFLLILPFIVLCPLYIYRQKHPVNLLLLGVFTVAISFAVGMTCAFTSGKVILEAAILTTVVVFSLTAYTFWAVKRGKDFSFLGPFLFASLIMLLVFGFIQILFPPGKPSHMIYGALAALIFSGYIVYDTDNIIKRYTYDEYVWAAVSLYLDIINLFMALLTLFSAGDS, from the exons ATGAAGGGCGGCGACATCGAGGCGGGGACCTCCGGTGGCGCCGCGGCGCCGGCGCAGGTGCTGTACCCCGGGATGGCGGAGAGCCCCGAGCTGCGCTGGGCGCTCATCCGGAAGATCTACGTCATCATCTCCCTGCAGCTCCTCCTcaccgccgtcgtcgccgccgtcgtcgtcaaGGTCCCCGCCATCCCCCACTTCTTCGCCTCCTCCTACGCCGGCCTCGGGCTCTACATCTTCCTCCTCATCCTCCCCTTCATCG TGCTGTGCCCGTTGTACATCTACCGCCAGAAGCACCCAGTCAACCTGCTGCTGCTTGGCGTCTTCACAGTGGCCATCAGCTTCGCTGTGGGCATGACATGTGCCTTCACTAGCG GCAAGGTCATTTTGGAGGCAGCGATTCTTACAACAGTGGTTGTCTTCAGCCTGACTGCTTACACTTTCTGGGCTGTAAAGAGGGGCAAGGACTTCAGCTTCCTTGGTCCTTTCCTATTTGCTTCTCTCATCATGCTGCTCGTCTTTGGGTTCATTCAG ATCCTCTTCCCGCCGGGCAAGCCCTCTCACATGATCTATGGCGCGCTGGCGGCACTCATCTTCAGTGGCTACATTGTCTATGACACGGACAACATCATCAAGCGTTACACCTATGACGAGTATGTCTGGGCCGCCGTCTCGTTGTACCTTGACATCATCAATCTGTTCATGGCCCTGCTCACCCTGTTTAGTGCGGGTGACAGCTAA
- the LOC109733486 gene encoding protein LIFEGUARD 2-like, which produces MSGHQKGGEIEAGTSGGTATAPAQVLYPGMAESPELRWALIRKIYVILSLQLLLTAVVAAVVVKVRAIPHFFVSSYAGLGVYIFILIFPFIVLFPLYCYRQKHPVNLLLLGVFTVAISFAVGMTCAFTSVSLLTPSGLQRGARTSASLVLSYLLLSSCCSSLGSFRSFSRWASSLT; this is translated from the exons ATGTCCGGGCACCAGAAGGGCGGCGAGATCGAGGCGGGGACCTCCGGTGGCACTGCCACGGCGCCGGCGCAGGTGCTGTACCCCGGGATGGCGGAGAGCCCCGAGCTGCGCTGGGCGCTCATCCGGAAGATCTACGTCATCCTCTCCCTGCAGCTTCTCCTCACCGCCGTCGTCGCGGCCGTCGTCGTCAAGGTCCGCGCCATCCCCCACTTCTTCGTCTCTTCCTACGCCGGCCTTGGGGTCTACATCTTCATCCTCATCTTCCCCTTCATCG TGCTTTTCCCGTTGTACTGCTACCGTCAGAAGCACCCAGTCAACCTGCTGCTGCTCGGCGTCTTCACAGTGGCCATCAGCTTCGCTGTGGGCATGACATGTGCCTTTACTAGCG TCTCACTGCTTACACCTTCTGGGCTGCAAAGAGGGGCAAGGACTTCAGCTTCCTTGGTCCTTTCCTATTTGCTTCTCTCATCATGTTGCTCGTCTTTGGGTTCATTCAG ATCCTTTTCCCGCTGGGCAAGCTCTCTCACATGA
- the LOC141020748 gene encoding uncharacterized protein, with product MPTFALTALRVPKKFYKDVGKSRRRFLWAGDEEVSGGKCNVGWSTVTTPEQYGGLGIRDLPRFARALRLRWLWQSWKNPERPWVGTGTPCDASDRALFAASTAVTIGDGATASFWFCSWLGGQQLCQAFPTLFARSTRKNRSVKDALHDDRWILDLRRGDPDVIALQVVQLAREIRQAALTLTPGTQDCIAWKLSASGCYSTSSAYNAQFSNRQLTSFKSII from the coding sequence ATGCCCACCTTTGCACTCACAGCCCTTCGAGTCCCAAAGAAGTTCTATAAAGACGTAGGCAAATCACGGCGGCGCTTCCTCTGGGCAGGGGATGAAGAGGTGTCCGGTGGAAAGTGCAATGTGGGCTGGAGCACGGTGACCACGCCCGAGCAGTATGGTGGTCTAGGCATTCGTGATCTACCTCGATTTGCCAGGGCTCTGCGTCTACGCTGGTTATGGCAATCCTGGAAGAACCCGGAAAGGCCCTGGGTTGGAACGGGCACGCCCTGCGACGCCTCGGACAGGGCTCTGTTTGCTGCATCCACAGCGGTGACCATTGGCGACGGAGCGACGGCATCATTCTGGTTCTGTTCATGGCTGGGAGGACAACAACTTTGCCAAGCCTTCCCCACTCTCTTTGCCAGATCCACCAGGAAGAACCGATCGGTCAAGGACGCGCTGCACGACGACAGATGGATCCTAGACTTGAGGCGAGGTGACCCGGACGTCATTGCACTGCAGGTGGTGCAGCTTGCGAGGGAGATCAGGCAGGCTGCTCTCACTCTCACTCCAGGAACCCAAGACTGcattgcctggaagctcagcgcCTCAGGCTGCTACTCAACAAGTTCAGCGTACAATGCCCAATTCAGCAATAGGCAGCTTACCTCCTTCAAATCCATCATCTAG